The following are encoded together in the Brassica napus cultivar Da-Ae chromosome A9, Da-Ae, whole genome shotgun sequence genome:
- the LOC106347612 gene encoding callose synthase 12-like — MSLRHRTVPSQPGRPPAAGAIEDEPYNIIPVNNLLADHPSLRYPEVRAAAAALKTVGDLRRPTYVQWRPHYDLLDWLALFFGFQKDNVRNQREHLVLHLANAQMRLTPPPDNIDSLDPAVVRRFRRKLLGNYSSWCSYLGRKSNIWISDRSPDSRRELLYVGLYLLVWGEAANLRFMPECICYIFHNMASELNKILEDCLDESTGQPYSPKITGENSFLNGVVKPIYETIKAEINESKNGTEPHCKWRNYDDINEYFWTDRCFSKLKWPIDLGSSFFKKSRGSGVGKTGFVERRTFFYLYRSFDRLWVMLALFLQAAIIVAWEEKPGGGSVTSQLWNALKSTDVQVRLLTVFLTWSGMRLLQAVLDAGSQRSLISRETKRLFFRMLMKVVAATVWIVAFIVLYTNIWKQRKQDRQWSRAANDKIYQFLYAVVAFLVPEILALALFIVPWIRNFLEETNWKIFFALTWWFQGKSFVGRGLREGLVDNIKYSTFWIFVLATKFTFSYFLQVKPMIKPSKLLWNLKEVDYEWHQFFGESNRFSVLLLWLPVVLIYLMDIQIWYAIYSSIVGAVVGLFDHLGEIRDMGQLRLRFQFFASAIQFNLMPEEQLLNARGFGNKLKDAIHRLKLRYGLGRPFKKLESNQVEANKFALIWNEIILAFREEDIVSDREVELLELPKNSWNVTVIRWPCFLLCNELLLALSQAKELVDAPDKWLWHKICKNEYRRCAVVEAYESIKHLLLSIIKIDTEEHKIVTIFFQMIDVSIQGEQFTKTFKVDLLPKIYETLQKLVGLLNDEKVDVGRVVNGLQSIYEIATRQFFIEKKTTEQLSTEGLTPHDPASKLLFQNAVRLPDASNEDFFRQVRRLHTILTSRDSMHSVPVNLEARRRIAFFSNSLFMNLPHAPQVEKMLAFSVMTPYYSEEVVYSKEQLRNETEDGISTLYYLQTIYADEWKNFKERMRREGIKTDVELWTTKLRELRLWASYRGQTLARTVRGMMYYYRALKMLAFLDSASEMDIREDAQELGSMRSSQGNRLDGVDDVNDGSSLSRATSSVSMLYKGHEHGTALMKFTYVVACQIYGSQKAKKEPQAEEILYLMKQNEALRIAYVDEVHAGRGETEYYSVLVKYDHTLEREVEIFRVKLPGPVKLGEGKPENQNHAMIFTRGDAVQTIDMNQDNYFEEALKMRNLLQEFRHYHGIRKPTILGVREHIFTGSVSSLAWFMSAQETSFVTLGQRVLANPLKVRMHYGHPDVFDRFWFLSRGGISKASRVINISEDIFAGFNCTLRGGNVTHHEYIQVGKGRDVGLNQISMFEAKVASGNGEQVLSRDVYRLGHRLDFFRMLSFFYTTVGFFFNTMMVILTVYAFLWGRVYLALSGVEKSALADSTDTNAALAVILNQQFIIQLGLFTALPMIVEWSLEEGFLLAIWNFIRMQIQLSSVFYTFSMGTRAHYFGRTILHGGAKYRATGRGFVVEHKSFTENYRLYARSHFVKAIELGLILIVYATHSPIAKDSLIYIAMTLTSWFLVISWILAPFVFNPSGFDWLKTVYDFEGFMNWIWYQGRISTKSEQSWEIWWYEEQDHLRTTGIPGRIVEIILDLRFFFFQYGIVYQLKIANGSTSILVYLLSWIYIFAVFVFFLVIQYARDKYSARNHIRYRLVQFLLIVFGTLVIVALLEFTHFSFVDIFTSLLAFVPTGWGILLIAQALRPALQKIGLIWNAVVSLARLYDILFGIVIMVPVAFMSWMPGFQSMQTRILFNEAFSRGLRIMQIVTGKKSKGDVEVEKRRS, encoded by the exons ATGAGCCTCCGCCACCGCACCGTCCCCTCTCAACCCGGACGGCCCCCGGCGGCGGGCGCAATCGAGGACGAGCCCTACAACATCATCCCCGTCAACAACCTCCTCGCCGACCACCCCTCCCTCCGCTACCCCGAGGtccgcgccgccgccgccgccctCAAAACCGTCGGCGACCTCCGCCGCCCCACCTACGTCCAATGGCGCCCCCACTACGACCTCCTCGACTGGCTCGCCCTCTTCTTCGGCTTCCAGAAGGACAACGTCCGCAACCAGCGCGAGCACCTCGTCCTCCACCTCGCCAACGCCCAGATGCGCCTCACCCCGCCGCCGGACAACATCGATTCCCTCGATCCCGCCGTCGTTCGCCGCTTCCGCCGCAAGCTCCTCGGTAACTACTCCAGCTGGTGCTCCTACCTCGGGAGGAAGTCCAACATCTGGATCTCGGATCGGAGCCCCGATTCGCGGCGGGAGCTTCTCTACGTCGGCCTCTACCTCCTCGTGTGGGGCGAGGCGGCCAATCTTAGGTTTATGCCTGAGTGTATCTGTTACATCTTCCACAATATGGCCTCGGAGCTTAACAAGATCCTCGAGGATTGCCTCGACGAGAGCACGGGGCAGCCGTATTCTCCTAAGATCACGGGGGAGAATAGTTTCCTAAACGGCGTCGTTAAGCCTATCTACGAGACTATTAAAGCTGAGATTAACGAGAGCAAGAACGGGACGGAGCCGCATTGTAAGTGGAGGAACTATGATGATATTAATGAGTACTTCTGGACGGATAGGTGTTTTAGTAAATTGAAATGGCCGATTGATTTGGGGAGCAGTTTCTTCAAGAAGAGCAGAGGTAGCGGCGTTGGGAAGACTGGTTTTGTGGAGAGGAGGACGTTTTTTTACCTCTACAGGAGCTTTGATAGGCTTTGGGTGATGCTTGCTTTGTTTCTTCAAGCTGCTATTATAGTTGCTTGGGAGGAGAAGCCGGGTGGAGGGTCGGTGACGAGTCAGCTCTGGAATGCGTTGAAGTCGACGGATGTTCAGGTGAGGCTTTTGACTGTGTTCTTGACGTGGAGTGGGATGAGGTTGTTGCAGGCTGTGTTGGACGCTGGCTCGCAACGGTCGCTTATTTCTAGAGAGACCAAACGGCTGTTTTTCAGAATGTTGATGAAGGTTGTGGCTGCTACGGTTTGGATAGTAGCGTTTATTGTTCTCTACACGAACATCTGGAAGCAGAGGAAGCAAGATAGGCAGTGGTCCAGAGCCGCGAATGATAAGATCTATCAGTTCCTTTACGCTGTGGTGGCTTTCTTGGTCCCTGAGATCCTGGCTTTGGCTCTGTTTATAGTCCCGTGGATAAGGAACTTTCTGGAAGAGACCAATTGGAAGATATTCTTTGCTTTGACTTGGTGGTTCCAGGGGAAAAGCTTTGTGGGTCGAGGTTTGAGAGAGGGGTTGGTGGACAACATCAAGTACTCGACTTTCTGGATCTTTGTCCTTGCAACGAAGTTCACGTTCAGCTACTTCCTGCAGGTTAAGCCAATGATTAAACCCTCGAAGCTGCTATGGAATTTGAAGGAGGTTGATTATGAGTGGCATCAGTTCTTTGGCGAGAGCAATAGGTTTTCTGTCTTGTTATTGTGGCTGCCAGTGGTGTTGATATACCTGATGGATATCCAAATTTGGTACGCGATCTATTCTTCGATTGTTGGTGCTGTTGTTGGGCTGTTTGATCATCTGGGGGAGATCAGGGACATGGGACAGCTTAGGCTGAGGTTCCAGTTCTTTGCTAGCGCTATTCAGTTCAACCTAATGCCTGAGGAACAACTCCTGAATGCTAGAGGATTTGGTAACAAGCTTAAGGACGCCATTCATAG ATTGAAGCTGAGGTATGGATTGGGGCGGCCGTTTAAGAAACTCGAGTCCAATCAGGTTGAGGCTAACAAGTTTGCGCTGATCTGGAATGAGATAATCTTAGCTTTCAGAGAGGAGGATATAGTCTCTGATCGAGAAGTAGAGCTGCTGGAGCTGCCAAAGAATTCCTGGAATGTAACAGTTATCCGCTGGCCGTGTTTCCTGTTGTGCAATGAGCTTTTGCTTGCACTGAGCCAGGCGAAAGAGCTGGTTGACGCACCTGATAAATGGCTGTGGCACAAGATATGCAAGAATGAGTACAGGCGGTGTGCTGTGGTTGAGGCATATGAAAGCATCAAACATCTGTTGCTTTCAATCATCAAAATTGACACTGAAGAACATAAAATTGTTACAATTTTCTTTCAGATGATTGATGTCTCTATTCAGGGTGAGCAGTTCACCAAGACCTTCAAAGTGGACCTTTTGCCAAAGATTTATGAGACACTACAGAAGTTGGTTGGTCTGTTGAATGATGAGAAAGTGGATGTTGGGCGAGTGGTGAATGGTCTGCAATCTATTTATGAGATTGCAACACGACAGTTCTTCATAGAAAAGAAGACGACTGAACAGCTATCTACTGAGGGGTTAACTCCTCATGATCCAGCCTCAAAGTTACTGTTTCAGAATGCTGTTAGGCTTCCCGATGCAAGCAATGAAGACTTCTTCCGGCAGGTTAGGCGGTTACACACAATTCTCACTTCTAGGGACTCTATGCACAGCGTCCCTGTGAATCTAGAGGCGAGACGGCGGATTGCCTTCTTCAGCAATTCGCTCTTCATGAACTTGCCTCATGCACCTCAGGTGGAGAAAATGTTGGCGTTCAGTGTTATGACTCCATACTACAGCGAGGAAGTTGTATACAGCAAAGAACAGCTCCGAAATGAGACTGAGGATGGAATTTCAACCTTGTATTACCTGCAGACGATTTATGCCGACGAATGGAAAAATTTTAAGGAACGGATGCGTAGGGAAGGTATAAAGACAGATGTTGAGTTGTGGACAACCAAGCTGAGAGAGCTCAGGCTTTGGGCTTCCTACAGAGGTCAGACTTTGGCACGTACAGTTCGAGGAATGATGTACTATTACAGGGCTCTTAAGATGCTTGCTTTTCTTGACTCTGCGTCTGAAATGGACATTCGGGAGGATGCTCAGGAGCTTGGTTCAATGAGGAGTTCGCAGGGAAATCGATTGGATGGGGTTGACGATGTAAATGACGGATCTTCTCTAAGCAGAGCAACTAGCTCTGTGAGCATGCTGTATAAAGGCCATGAGCATGGGACTGCATTGATGAAATTCACATATGTCGTGGCGTGCCAGATCTATGGGTCTCAAAAAGCGAAGAAGGAGCCTCAGGCAGAGGAAATTCTGTATCTTATGAAGCAAAACGAAGCCCTCCGTATTGCATATGTGGATGAGGTACATGCGGGCAGGGGAGAGACTGAGTATTACTCCGTTCTGGTGAAATACGATCATACGTTGGAGAGGGAAGTGGAGATATTCCGTGTGAAGCTACCTGGTCCGGTGAAGCTGGGTGAGGGAAAGCCAGAGAACCAGAATCATGCAATGATCTTTACCCGtggtgatgctgttcagaccaTAGATATGAACCAGGATAATTATTTTGAGGAGGCTCTCAAGATGAGAAATTTGCTCCAGGAGTTTAGGCATTATCATGGGATCAGAAAACCAACTATTCTTGGTGTCCGGGAGCACATCTTCACGGGATCTGTCTCGTCTCTGGCATGGTTCATGTCTGCTCAGGAGACTAGTTTCGTCACTCTTGGTCAGCGTGTTCTCGCCAATCCGCTGAAGGTCAGAATGCATTATGGTCATCCTGATGTTTTTGACAGATTCTGGTTCTTGAGTCGAGGTGGCATCAGCAAAGCTTCTAGAGTTATAAATATCAGTGAGGACATCTTCGCCGGGTTTAATTGCACATTGCGGGGCGGTAACGTCACCCACCACGAGTATATTCAG GTTGGGAAGGGTCGAGATGTTGGATTGAATCAAATATCAATGTTTGAGGCTAAGGTAGCCAGTGGGAATGGAGAGCAGGTTCTTAGCCGAGATGTGTACAGGCTGGGTCATAGGCTCGATTTCTTCAGAATGTTATCATTTTTCTACACAACGGTGGGGTTTTTCTTCAACACGATGATGGTCATTCTCACTGTCTACGCTTTCCTCTGGGGTCGGGTTTATCTTGCTCTGAGCGGTGTTGAGAAGTCCGCTCTAGCAGACAGCACAGACACCAACGCAGCGCTTGCTGTGATATTGAACCAGCAATTCATCATTCAGCTTGGTCTCTTCACAGCTCTGCCAATGATTGTGGAATGGTCTCTCGAGGAGGGTTTCCTTCTAGCGATATGGAATTTCATTCGGATGCAGATTCAGCTTTCATCTGTCTTCTACACATTCTCAATGGGGACCAGAGCTCACTATTTTGGCCGAACCATTCTCCACGGTGGAGCAAAGTACAGAGCCACTGGGCGTGGATTTGTTGTCGAGCACAAGAGTTTCACTGAGAACTACCGCCTATACGCACGCAGTCACTTTGTGAAGGCCATCGAGCTGGGGCTGATCCTCATAGTCTACGCTACGCACAGTCCCATCGCCAAAGACTCATTGATCTATATAGCCATGACTCTCACCAGCTGGTTCCTCGTGATATCATGGATACTGGCCCCTTTTGTGTTCAACCCGTCAGGATTCGACTGGCTTAAGACGGTCTATGACTTCGAAGGCTTCATGAACTGGATCTGGTATCAAGGCAGAATCTCAACGAAGTCCGAACAGAGCTGGGAGATATGGTGGTATGAGGAACAGGACCACCTGAGAACCACCGGTATACCAGGAAGAATCGTGGAGATAATCTTGGACCTTCGGTTTTTCTTCTTCCAGTACGGGATTGTATACCAGCTCAAAATCGCAAACGGATCAACCAGCATTCTCGTCTACTTACTCTCATGGATATACATCTTCGCAGTGTTTGTGTTCTTCCTAGTAATCCAATACGCCCGTGACAAGTACTCAGCGAGAAACCACATACGGTACAGGCTCGTTCAGTTCCTCCTGATCGTGTTTGGTACACTGGTGATTGTTGCTCTGCTCGAGTTCACGCATTTCAGCTTCGTGGATATCTTCACGAGTCTTCTTGCGTTCGTCCCAACCGGCTGGGGAATCTTGCTGATCGCACAGGCTTTGAGGCCTGCGCTGCAGAAGATCGGGCTTATCTGGAACGCGGTTGTCTCCCTTGCTCGGTTGTATGACATACTGTTCGGGATAGTCATCATGGTTCCCGTAGCGTTCATGTCGTGGATGCCTGGGTTTCAATCGATGCAAACGAGGATCTTATTCAATGAAGCTTTTAGCAGAGGGCTTCGTATCATGCAGATTGTCACTGGGAAGAAATCAAAAGGCGATGTCGAAGTTGAAAAAAGAAG GTCTTGA